One stretch of Streptomyces agglomeratus DNA includes these proteins:
- the polA gene encoding DNA polymerase I has translation MSETASKKTAENRPRLLLMDGHSLAYRAFFALPAENFTTASGQPTNAIYGFASMLANTLRDEAPTHFAVAFDVSRKTWRSADFPEYKANRSKTPDEFKGQVELIGELLDTMNAERFAVDGFEADDVIATLATQAEAAGFDVLIVTGDRDSFQLVSDHVTVLYPTKGVSELTRFTPQKVAEKYGLTPSQYPDFAALRGDPSDNLPGIPGVGEKTATKWINQFGSFSELVERADEIKGKVGQALRDHLESVKLNRHLTELVRDVELPKTVADLERAPYDRAALKGFLEVLEIRNPSLRERLLAVDPGAEEEEAPAPDVGVQLDGTVLGAGELAAWLEQHGGQPLGVSTVATWALGVGNVSEVALAAADGKAAWFDTTQLDESDERAFAAWLADPARPKVMHNAKDALRVFPEHGWRIEGITMDTALAAYLVKPGRRSFALDALSVEYLHRELAPAAADGQLSFGSEEDEQAEADALMAQARAVLDLGDAFGVRLQEVGATELLHEVELPTSVLLARLERYGISADRAHLEAMEQQFAGAVQQAVKEAHASVGHEFNLGSPKQLQEVFFGELNLPKTKKTKTGYTTDADALAWLAAQTEHELPVIMLRHREQARLRSTVEGLIKTIAGDGRIHTTFSQTVAATGRLSSTDPNLQNVPVRTDEGRAIRRGFVVGEGFESLMTADYSQIELRVMAHLSEDEGLIEAFTSGEDLHTTVASQVFGVERSAVDAEMRRKIKAMSYGLAYGLSAFGLSQQLNIDAGEARVLMDTYFERFGGVRDYLRRAVDEARATGYTATMLGRRRYLPDLNSDNRQRREAAERMALNAPIQGTAADIVKVAMLNVDRALTQAGLKTRMLLQVHDEIVLELAPGEREQVEEIVRREMAGAVSLRAPLDVSVGVGTDWESAAH, from the coding sequence GTGTCAGAGACAGCATCGAAGAAGACCGCAGAAAACCGTCCCCGCCTGCTCCTCATGGACGGGCACTCCCTGGCGTACCGAGCGTTCTTCGCGCTGCCCGCGGAGAATTTCACCACCGCGAGCGGCCAGCCGACGAATGCCATCTACGGCTTCGCGTCGATGCTGGCGAACACGCTGCGCGACGAGGCGCCCACGCATTTCGCGGTGGCCTTCGACGTGTCGCGCAAGACGTGGCGCTCGGCCGACTTCCCGGAGTACAAGGCGAACCGCTCGAAGACCCCCGACGAGTTCAAGGGGCAGGTCGAGCTGATCGGCGAGCTGCTGGACACCATGAACGCGGAGCGTTTCGCGGTGGACGGCTTCGAGGCCGACGACGTCATCGCGACCCTCGCCACCCAGGCCGAGGCGGCCGGCTTCGACGTGCTGATCGTCACCGGCGACCGGGACTCCTTCCAGCTGGTCTCCGACCACGTCACCGTGCTCTACCCGACCAAGGGCGTCTCCGAGCTGACCCGGTTCACCCCCCAGAAGGTCGCGGAGAAATACGGGCTGACCCCTTCGCAGTACCCCGACTTCGCCGCACTGCGCGGCGACCCGTCGGACAACCTGCCGGGCATCCCGGGCGTCGGTGAGAAGACCGCCACGAAGTGGATCAACCAGTTCGGCTCGTTCTCGGAGCTGGTCGAGCGCGCCGACGAGATCAAGGGCAAGGTCGGGCAGGCCCTGCGCGACCACCTGGAGTCGGTCAAGCTCAACCGCCACCTCACCGAGCTCGTGCGGGACGTGGAGCTGCCCAAGACCGTGGCCGACCTGGAGCGCGCGCCGTACGACCGGGCCGCGCTGAAGGGGTTCCTGGAGGTCCTGGAGATCCGCAACCCGAGCCTGCGGGAGCGGCTGCTCGCCGTCGACCCGGGCGCGGAGGAGGAAGAGGCTCCCGCGCCGGACGTCGGCGTACAGCTGGACGGCACGGTGCTGGGCGCCGGCGAGCTGGCGGCCTGGCTGGAGCAGCACGGCGGGCAGCCGCTCGGCGTCTCCACCGTGGCGACCTGGGCCCTGGGCGTCGGCAATGTCAGCGAGGTCGCGCTGGCGGCCGCCGACGGCAAGGCGGCGTGGTTCGACACGACCCAGCTCGACGAGTCCGACGAGCGGGCCTTCGCCGCCTGGCTCGCCGACCCGGCCCGGCCGAAGGTCATGCACAACGCCAAGGACGCGCTGCGGGTCTTCCCCGAGCACGGCTGGCGCATCGAGGGCATCACGATGGACACCGCCCTCGCCGCCTACCTCGTCAAGCCCGGCCGCCGTTCCTTCGCACTGGACGCCCTGTCGGTCGAGTACCTCCACCGCGAGCTGGCTCCGGCCGCCGCCGACGGCCAGCTCTCCTTCGGCTCCGAGGAGGACGAGCAGGCCGAGGCCGACGCCCTGATGGCGCAGGCCCGCGCGGTCCTCGACCTCGGCGACGCGTTCGGTGTGAGGCTCCAGGAGGTGGGCGCGACCGAGCTGCTGCACGAGGTGGAGCTGCCCACGTCCGTGCTGCTGGCCCGGCTGGAGCGGTACGGCATCTCGGCCGACCGCGCCCATCTGGAGGCGATGGAGCAGCAGTTCGCCGGCGCGGTGCAGCAGGCCGTGAAGGAGGCGCACGCGTCGGTGGGGCACGAGTTCAACCTCGGCTCGCCCAAGCAGCTCCAGGAGGTCTTCTTCGGTGAGCTGAACCTCCCCAAGACGAAGAAGACCAAGACCGGTTACACCACGGACGCGGACGCGCTGGCCTGGCTGGCCGCGCAGACCGAGCACGAACTGCCGGTGATCATGCTGCGCCACCGTGAGCAGGCCCGCCTGCGGTCCACGGTCGAGGGGCTGATCAAGACGATCGCCGGCGACGGGCGGATCCACACCACCTTCAGCCAGACGGTCGCGGCCACCGGCCGGCTCTCCTCCACCGATCCGAACCTCCAGAACGTGCCGGTGCGTACGGACGAGGGCCGGGCCATCCGGCGCGGTTTCGTCGTCGGCGAGGGCTTCGAGTCGCTGATGACGGCGGACTACAGCCAGATCGAGCTGCGCGTGATGGCGCACCTGTCGGAGGACGAGGGCCTCATCGAGGCGTTCACCTCGGGCGAGGACCTGCACACCACCGTCGCCTCCCAGGTCTTCGGCGTGGAGCGGTCCGCGGTCGACGCGGAGATGCGGCGCAAGATCAAGGCCATGTCGTACGGGCTGGCGTACGGCCTGTCCGCCTTCGGCCTGTCGCAGCAGCTGAACATCGACGCGGGTGAGGCCCGGGTCCTGATGGACACGTACTTCGAGCGGTTCGGCGGGGTCCGCGACTACCTGCGCCGCGCCGTCGACGAGGCCCGCGCCACCGGGTACACGGCGACGATGCTCGGCCGCCGCCGCTACCTCCCGGACCTCAACAGCGACAACCGGCAGCGCCGCGAGGCAGCCGAGCGGATGGCGCTGAACGCCCCGATCCAGGGCACGGCCGCCGACATCGTGAAGGTCGCCATGCTGAACGTCGACCGGGCTCTTACGCAGGCCGGTCTGAAGACCCGGATGCTGCTCCAGGTGCACGACGAAATCGTCCTCGAACTGGCCCCGGGGGAGCGCGAGCAGGTGGAGGAGATCGTCCGCCGCGAGATGGCCGGTGCCGTCAGCCTGCGCGCCCCGCTCGATGTGTCGGTGGGTGTGGGGACGGACTGGGAGTCCGCCGCCCACTGA
- a CDS encoding DUF4184 family protein, whose amino-acid sequence MPFTLSHAAAVLPGIRRDGTGRGPLLASALVAGSFAPDMTYFAATAAPAAMSFGDVTHSLPGLVTVDVLITAALVGLWLLMREPLVALVPRRRQARFHGFVRGEDWSGTQLPALAWRFFLSAAIGSCTHVFWDSFTHLDRWGMKVLPVLSEIVAGFPMYLYAQYGGSAVALVVIVWFTVSALRRRPDGPAPVCVPLLDARGRWAAWGLLALCVLAGVVHRCVRWYAAQTVPLKPLDFVPTACFGAGAGLAVGLVLYALAVRLWPRRAEHRDSAATADDLRSPAGRPQSPDGSGPRPPDGSGPQAPDGTTRPPDGRGLPVRAGQRGRSGG is encoded by the coding sequence TTGCCGTTCACACTGAGCCATGCGGCAGCGGTGCTGCCGGGCATTCGACGCGACGGTACCGGACGCGGGCCGTTGCTCGCGTCGGCGCTCGTCGCAGGGTCGTTCGCGCCCGACATGACCTACTTCGCGGCCACCGCCGCACCGGCAGCGATGAGCTTCGGGGACGTCACGCACTCCCTGCCGGGCCTGGTCACGGTCGATGTGCTCATCACGGCGGCGCTCGTGGGTCTGTGGCTGCTGATGCGCGAACCTCTGGTGGCGCTCGTGCCGCGGCGCCGGCAGGCCCGCTTCCACGGCTTCGTACGGGGCGAGGACTGGAGCGGTACGCAACTGCCGGCCCTGGCCTGGAGGTTCTTCCTCTCGGCCGCCATCGGCAGCTGCACGCACGTCTTCTGGGACAGCTTCACGCATCTCGACCGGTGGGGCATGAAGGTGCTCCCGGTGCTCAGCGAGATCGTCGCGGGCTTCCCGATGTACCTGTACGCGCAGTACGGCGGCTCGGCGGTGGCCCTCGTGGTGATCGTGTGGTTCACCGTGTCGGCGCTGCGGCGCCGTCCGGACGGGCCCGCCCCCGTTTGCGTACCGCTGCTGGACGCGCGCGGCAGGTGGGCGGCCTGGGGGCTGCTCGCGCTGTGCGTACTCGCCGGTGTCGTACACCGGTGCGTCCGCTGGTACGCCGCGCAGACCGTGCCACTGAAGCCGCTCGACTTCGTCCCGACCGCGTGCTTCGGCGCCGGGGCCGGGCTCGCGGTAGGGCTTGTCCTGTACGCCCTGGCGGTGCGGCTGTGGCCGCGCCGCGCCGAGCACCGGGACTCCGCCGCCACGGCCGACGACCTCCGGTCGCCGGCCGGCCGCCCTCAGTCCCCGGACGGCAGTGGCCCTCGGCCACCGGACGGCAGTGGTCCTCAAGCACCGGACGGCACCACCCGGCCGCCGGACGGGCGCGGCCTGCCCGTACGGGCGGGACAGCGCGGCCGGTCCGGCGGCTGA